The following proteins are co-located in the Candidatus Zixiibacteriota bacterium genome:
- a CDS encoding DUF421 domain-containing protein, whose product MTNAVMGAGTLFSLVFITSALSHRFKKVENILAGTPTVLVHNGKFCVKNMNSELVSNEEFYGEMGKAGLEEISQVKWGILEDDGQFSFIPIKPEDKHTKAKPKEFSG is encoded by the coding sequence ATGACCAATGCCGTCATGGGAGCCGGGACCCTGTTCAGTCTGGTCTTTATTACCTCAGCCCTGAGTCATCGTTTTAAAAAGGTTGAGAATATCCTGGCCGGTACGCCGACGGTTCTCGTACACAATGGAAAATTTTGTGTGAAGAATATGAATAGTGAATTGGTCTCGAACGAAGAATTTTACGGAGAGATGGGGAAAGCGGGATTAGAAGAAATCTCACAGGTCAAGTGGGGGATACTGGAAGACGACGGCCAATTCTCATTCATTCCAATCAAGCCGGAGGACAAACATACCAAAGCCAAACCGAAAGAGTTTAGCGGCTAA